A window of Diorhabda carinulata isolate Delta chromosome 7, icDioCari1.1, whole genome shotgun sequence contains these coding sequences:
- the LOC130896584 gene encoding suppressor of cytokine signaling 7 yields the protein MANSNNKTNNWLSRLRQLSIRRRSTDNIHNSISDGHVAYRRGTTSYSADNMAHPNSNSVRRSIIKMHIRVKNAFKNRGSSSNTNRNSVLAPTNSNSSNSNSRVTLSTTVLPKENIYLLEPVRRDSSIPQYDDSPLCLPVQALIEDNQSTTAPVIPPRRRNFPQLLSEVQNGRIPKYEIANLSNFYWYWGPISRSQAEERLKESPDGAFLVRDSTSDRYLFTMSFRNIGKILHSRIDYSNSGYSLFDQVGYNSIVELVEDAVSKSKHGVYCYTKTKDEIHPNFPVRLTLPVSRYDKVPSLKYLARFVIRQYVIINDMDQLPLPVSLVKYLQEDGPYF from the exons ATGGCAAACTCCAACAATAAAACCAACAATTGGTTGTCACGCCTACGGCAGTTGAGTATACGAAGAAGATCTACAGATAATATTCATAATAGTATTTCCGATGGGCATGTTGCGTATAGGAGAGGTACTACATCTTATAGTGCAGATAATATGGCACATCCTAATAGTAACAGTGTTCGAAGAAGTATTATCAAGATGCACATAAGAGTTAAAAACGCATTTAAAAATAGAGGATCTAGTAGCAACACTAATAGAAATAGCGTTCTGGCTCCCACCAATTCCAACTCATCAAATTCGAACAGTAGA GTGACACTATCAACTACAGTGCTtcctaaagaaaatatatatttactagAACCAGTAAGGAGAGATAGTTCTATTCCTCAGTATGACGATTCACCTTTATGCTTACCAGTGCAG gCATTGATAGAAGATAACCAAAGCACAACTGCTCCTGTGATACCACCTAGAAGACGAAATTTTCCACAATTATTATCAGAAGTACAAAATGGTAGGATACCAAAATATGAAATAGCAAATCTTTCAAATTTCTACTGGTATTGGGGACCAATATCCAGATCTCAGGCTGAGGAAAGGCTTAAAGAGTCTCCAGATGGTGCTTTTCTTGTTCGTGATTCCACTTCTGATAG GTATTTATTCACAATGAGTTTTCGGAACATTGGAAAGATCCTCCATTCACGGATAGACTACAGCAATTCAGGCTACAGTTTATTTGATCAAGTAGGTTATAACAGTATCGTAGAACTTGTAGAAGATGCAGTATCGAAATCAAAACACGGCGTCTATTGCTACACGAAAACGAAAGATGAAATTCACCCGAATTTTCCCGTTAGACTGACATTACCCGTATCTAGGTACGACAAGGTACCATCGTTAAAGTACCTAGCTCGTTTCGTTATCCGACAGTACGTCATTATTAACGATATGGACCAATTACCGTTGCCTGTGTCGttagtgaaatatttacaaGAAGACGGACCttacttttag
- the LOC130896583 gene encoding integral membrane protein GPR180, with amino-acid sequence MYRKHIFSLFVLLIFMFSEEGECTHLKGTFKSSDFFKFLIKFGFQKTDQHQAEVTHGYIFGNITSKQQFSVPITFAVLDRPYFLDYYKNRVILDKNEACKRMFSTLKTRAYDSKCSIDGKDYLRRIPCPKNKLCEDEDNPWNVVKNYQFTYVIQDFKQPSFWYLSIVACYHDTTTCEWHEYKTYTDYEIEYDIWLVNGNPNSSSYSSLTYQFSFDRQNTLELYFVFWLCYMVLVPLQCHAVKTQKHPVTRLFTASLLLDFIALCLILVHTLRYALDGEGYPKLALTGDIFDILSRTTFMLLLLLLAKGWAVTRLELTWKPLVFAIWLCYGIVHILLYVWNLTEVDIIEDIDEYQTWPGWLIIVFRSLIMIWFLYELRTTMLYEHNTQKLNFLLHFGASSLVWFIYLPILALIALHVSALWRFKLLLGITYSADCFAYCVMAHLLWPTRSEQYFLLKGPSSADLEELDEFNEAPHIVNNSYTSMSSINSYEICKYDASETQKTKLININT; translated from the exons atgtataggAAACACATATTTTCGCTGTTTGTTCTGTTGATTTTTATGTTTAGTGAAGAAGGGGAATGTACACATTTAAAAGGGACATTTAAAtctagtgatttttttaaatttctaataaaatttggTTTCCAAAAGACTGATCAACATCAAGCAGAAGTTACTCATGgatatatatttggaaatattacaTCCAAACAACAATTTTCAGTTCCTATAACATTTGCTGTGTTGGATAGGCCCTATTTTCTGGATTATTATAAGAACAGAGTAATATTGGATAAAAATGAGGCTTGCAAAAGAATGTTTAGTACACTTAAAACCAGAGCATACGATAGTAAGTGTAGTATAGATGGAAAAGATTATTTGCGAAGAATTCCTTGCCCGAAAAATAAATTGTGTGAAGATGAGGACAACCCATGGAATGTCGTTAAAAATTATCAGTTCACATATGTTATTCAAGATTTCAAACAACCATC attttggTACCTCTCAATAGTAGCTTGCTACCATGACACAACAACCTGCGAATGGCACGAATACAAAACCTACACTGATTACGAAATAGAGTATGATATCTGGCTTGTAAATGGCAATCCTAACAGTTCGTCATATAGTTCACTAACATACCAATTTTCTTTCGACAGACAAAACACTCTAGAACTTTACTTTGTATTTTGGTTGTGTTACATGGTATTGGTGCCACTTCAATGCCATGCAGTTAAAACCCAGAAACATCCAGTAACTAGACTCTTCACAGCAAGTTTATTATTGGATTTCATAGCACTTTGTCTCATTTTGGTACACACGTTGAGGTATGCTTTAGATGGAGAAGGGTATCCTAAATTAGCTTTGACTGgagatatatttgatattttatccaGG ACTACATTTATGCTTCTACTGCTTCTTTTAGCTAAGGGGTGGGCTGTAACTCGTTTAGAATTGACATGGAAACCTCTTGTTTTTGCTATATGGTTGTGCTATGGTATAGTACACATTCTTCTATATGTTTGGAATTTA acTGAAGTGGATATAATAGAAGATATAGATGAATATCAAACATGGCCTGGATGGTTGATAATCGTATTTAGATCGTTGATAATGATTTGGTTTTTATATGAACTTCGTACTACTATGTTATACGAACATAACactcaaaaattgaattttttgctcCACTTCGGTGCATCTAGTTTAGTTTGGTTCATATATTTACCAATATTGGCACTTATAGCTTTACATGTGTCCGCCTTATGGagattcaaattattattag gtatAACATATTCAGCAGACTGTTTTGCATATTGCGTGATGGCCCATCTGTTATGGCCGACTCGTTCCGAACAATATTTCCTACTGAAGGGGCCTTCTTCGGCAGATTTGGAGGAACTGGATGAATTCAACGAAGCACCTCATATCGTCAATAATTCCTACACTTCAATGTCCAGCATCAATTCTtatgaaatttgtaaatatgatgCTAGCGAAACCCAAAAAACTAAActcatcaatataaatacgtga
- the LOC130896585 gene encoding cytochrome c oxidase assembly factor 4 homolog, mitochondrial, translating into MEDCEPCKRKEMASNHGNQEISDPVEDMLIKTGCINLHYKVQDCYSETKDWRKCQLEVNEFRKCMEKHQQSRLKGIQRT; encoded by the exons ATGGAAGATTGTGAGCCTTGTAAACGTAAAGAAATGGCATCTAATCATGGAAATCAAGAAATTTCAGACCCTGTAGAAGATATGCTTATAAAGACAGGATGTATTAATCTTCACTACAAAGTACAG gACTGCTATTCTGAAACCAAAGATTGGAGAAAGTGTCAGCTAGAAGTAAATGAATTTAGAAAGTGCATGGAAAAACATCAACAATCAAGATTAAAGGGTATTCAAAGGACTTAA